A portion of the Musa acuminata AAA Group cultivar baxijiao chromosome BXJ1-1, Cavendish_Baxijiao_AAA, whole genome shotgun sequence genome contains these proteins:
- the LOC135680705 gene encoding uncharacterized protein LOC135680705 codes for MGNCQAAEAATVVIQHPGGRVERVYWSLTASQVMAANPGHYVAVIIVAPPPSALNSAAASSSACHDSGGGRGARVKHLRLLRANDTLHIGHVYRLVSFQDVPREFASKRHVRLSRLLAKPTEMTSSSSTRGNGSGAASAGGRRHQSRRVFEPVGSPATVEEEAKAATELEEVVRGMMAAETTAATRTTRAKAGGAAPARHGRWRPALRSIAEVGS; via the exons ATGGGGAATTGCCAagcggcggaggcggcgacggtGGTGATCCAACACCCGGGAGGCAGAGTGGAGAGAGTGTATTGGTCCCTCACAGCCAGCCAAGTCATGGCAGCCAACCCGGGCCACTACGTGGCCGTCATCATCGTCGCGCCTCCTCCTTCAGCGCTGAattccgccgccgcctcctcctccgcttGTCATGACAGCGGCGGTGGCCGCGGCGCGAGGGTGAAACACCTCAGGCTGCTCCGTGCTAACGACACGCTCCACATCGGCCATGTCTACCGCCTCGTCAGCTTCCAAG ACGTACCGAGGGAGTTTGCGTCGAAGAGGCACGTCAGGCTGAGTCGCCTGCTCGCGAAACCGACGGAGATGACGTCCTCCAGTTCCACTAGAGGAAACGGCAGCGGCGCCGCCTCTGCCGGAGGCCGGCGGCATCAGTCACGTCGAGTGTTCGAGCCCGTCGGGTCACCGGCGACA GTGGAGGAGGAAGCAAAAGCGGCTACAGAGCTGGAGGAGGTGGTGCGCGGGATGATGGCGGCGGAAACCACCGCCGCCACCCGGACAACGAGGGCCAAAGCTGGTGGAGCAGCACCGGCACGGCATGGGCGGTGGAGGCCAGCCTTGCGGAGCATTGCCGAGGTCGGAAGCTGA